The following DNA comes from Streptomyces sp. Ag109_O5-10.
GCGGCCGGTGCCCCGAAACACTCCCAGTTCGCGGAAGCGGCCCTCTGGCGCGACTCCCAGTCCTCTCGCCCGATGCCCAGTGAGCTGTAGCGCTCCGCACCGAAGGCGGACCGGCGCTCGCGGTAGGGGGACCTCAGTGTCGGCGGGTACATCTCGTATTCGCGTTCGTCCCAGGGATCGCGCGCGGTCACACGCCCGCCGGCGAGCTCCTTGAGTTCGTCCAGCGGCCGGCCGGTCAGTACGTAGACGTGCCAGGGCTGGAGGTTCGACCCGGAGGGCGCCCAGGCCGCGGCGGAGAGCACCCGCTCGAGCACCTCTCTCGGGACGGGCCGGTCGATGAATCCACGTACGGCTCGTCGGCTCGTCACCGCCTCGTAGACGTCCAAGATCACCAGGCTCCCTCGTCTGCCCTACATGCCATCCTTG
Coding sequences within:
- a CDS encoding nitroreductase, which translates into the protein MDVYEAVTSRRAVRGFIDRPVPREVLERVLSAAAWAPSGSNLQPWHVYVLTGRPLDELKELAGGRVTARDPWDEREYEMYPPTLRSPYRERRSAFGAERYSSLGIGREDWESRQRAASANWECFGAPAALFCYIDRGLGRPQWSDLGMYLQTVMLLLRAEGLHSCPQMAWSVYRKTVAEVLSPPDDLILFCGMSIGFEDTAVPYTRTGRAPLEQTVTFVAE